Proteins co-encoded in one Medicago truncatula cultivar Jemalong A17 chromosome 8, MtrunA17r5.0-ANR, whole genome shotgun sequence genomic window:
- the LOC11437611 gene encoding disease resistance protein RPV1 isoform X1 has protein sequence MPSSSDHPWIYDVFINFRGKDTRNDFVSHLNAALQNRGIKTFLDDEKLGKGEKLGPQLEKAIEGSLISIVVLSPDYAESSWCLNELVHILKCQKTYGQVVMPVFYHVDPSVVRKQTGDFGKALELTATKKEDKLLSNWKTALKQVATIAGWDCYNIRNKGELAKQIVEAILKILDISLLSITKYPIGLESRVQKITKFIDNQSNKVCMIGIWGMGGSGKTTTAKAIYNKIHRRFEGRTSFFESIREVCDNNSRGVIHLQQQLLLDLLQIKQEIHSIALGMTKIEKRLRGQKAFIVLDDVTTPEQLKALCADPKLFGSGSVLIITTRDARLLNSLSDDHIFTMTEMDKYQSLELFCWHAFQQPNPREGFCELTKKVVAYCGGLPLALEVLGSYLSMRKKLEWKSALSKLEKIPNNQVQQKLRISYDGLEDYTEKDIFLDICCFFIGKNRADVTEILNGCGLHADIGIVVLIERSLIKVDKNNKLQMHDLLRDMGRAIVGEISVKEPAKHSRLWFHDDVLDVLSKKTGTDTIEGMILKCQRTGRIIFGTNSFQEMQKLRLLKLDGVHLMGDYGLISKQLRWVDWQRSTFKFIPNDFDLENLVVFELKHGNVRQVWQETKLLDKLKILNLSHSKYLKSTPDFAKLPNLEKLIMKDCQSLSEVHTSIGDLKNLLLINFKDCTSLGNLPKEVYKVRSVKSLILSGCSMIDKLEEDILQMESLTTLIAANTGIKQVPYSIARSKSIAYISLCGYEGLSCDVFPSLIWSWMSPTINSLSLIHPFAGNSLSLVSLDVESNNMDYQSPMLTVLSKLRCVWVQCHSENQLTQELRRFIDDLYDVNFTELETTSYGHQITNISLKSIGIGMGSSQIVLDTLDKSLAQGLATNSSDSFLPGDNYPSWLAYKCEGPSVLFQVPENSSSCMKGVTLCVVYSSTPQNLISECLTSVLIINYTKLTIQIYKRDTIMSFNDEDWEGVASNFGVGDNVEVFVAIGHGLTVKETAVYLVYDQSNAMEIVPSNIMEIEPLHEVEMQPSPNVKTEPSAEEDVQPSLDVKTEPLLVVKNEPIPKTNRKIFTRLAKRLGECLCLIQN, from the exons ATGCCTTCCTCCTCTGATCATCCATGGATATACGACGTGTTCATCAATTTCAGAGGAAAAGATACTCGCAACGATTTCGTTTCTCATCTCAATGCTGCACTCCAAAACCGTGGAATCAAGACTTTTCTTGATGATGAGAAACTtggaaagggagaaaagctGGGACCACAACTAGAGAAAGCAATTGAAGGGTCTCTGATATCTATTGTTGTTCTCTCACCGGACTATGCAGAATCTAGCTGGTGTCTTAACGAACTTGTACATATCTTGAAATGCCAAAAAACTTATGGCCAGGTGGTCATGCCAGTATTTTATCATGTTGACCCATCAGTTGTCCGTAAGCAGACGGGTGATTTTGGAAAAGCCTTGGAACTCACTGctacaaaaaaagaagataaattgTTGTCCAACTGGAAAACCGCACTCAAACAAGTTGCAACTATAGCTGGCTGGGATTGCTACAATATCAG GAATAAAGGGGAACTAGCGAAGCAAATTGTTGAGGCCATTTTGAAAATACTAGATATCTCATTGTTGTCTATTACTAAATATCCGATTGGATTGGAATCCCGTGTGCAAAAAATTACCAAGTTTATTgataatcaatcaaacaaagtCTGCATGATAGGGATATGGGGAATGGGTGGATCCGGGAAAACAACCACAGCCAAAGCTATCTACAATAAAATCCATCGTAGGTTTGAAGGTAGAACAAGTTTCTTTGAAAGTATTCGAGAAGTTTGTGATAATAATTCTAGAGGGGTTATTCATTTACAACAACAACTTCTTTTAGATCTCCTGCAAATAAAACAAGAGATTCATAGCATTGCATTGGGGATGActaagatagagaaaagacttCGAGGACAAAAGGCTTTCATCGTACTCGATGATGTGACCACACCCGAGCAATTAAAAGCCCTGTGTGCAGATCCTAAGTTGTTCGGTTCGGGAAGTGTATTGATTATTACAACTAGAGATGCACGCCTTCTCAACTCACTTAGTGACGACCATATCTTCACAATGACGGAAATGGACAAATACCAGTCCCTTGAACTTTTCTGTTGGCATGCTTTTCAACAACCAAATCCTAGAGAAGGTTTTTGTGAACTCACTAAAAAAGTGGTTGCTTATTGCGGAGGATTACCATTGGCTCTTGAAGTCCTTGGAAGTTACTTATCAATGAGGAAAAAACTAGAATGGAAAAGTGCACTAtcaaaattagagaaaattccCAACAATCAAGTGCAACAGAAACTGAGAATCAGCTACGACGGCTTAGAAGATTATACTGAAAAGGATATATTTCTTGACATATGTTGTTTCTTCATTGGAAAGAACAGAGCTGATGTTACAGAGATACTTAATGGCTGTGGGCTTCATGCTGATATTGGAATAGTTGTCCTCATTGAGCGCAGCCTCataaaagttgataaaaataaCAAGCTTCAAATGCATGATTTGCTCAGAGACATGGGAAGAGCAATTGTTGGCGAAATTTCAGTCAAAGAGCCTGCAAAGCATAGCCGATTGTGGTTTCATGATGATGTGCTggatgttttgtcaaaaaaaacc GGAACAGATACTATTGAGGGAATGATTTTGAAGTGCCAAAGAACAGGCAGGATTATATTTGGTACTAATTCTTTCCAGGAGATGCAAAAGCTGAGGCTTTTAAAACTTGATGGTGTTCACCTTATGGGAGATTATGGGTTAATTTCCAAACAACTAAGATGGGTTGATTGGCAACGATCTACCTTCAAATTTATACCGAATGACTTTGATCTGGAAAATCTagttgtttttgaattaaaacatgGCAATGTTAGACAAGTTTGGCAGGAGACCAAG CTGTTAGACAAGCTGAAAATTCTCAATCTCAGTCATTCTAAGTACTTGAAAAGCACTCCTGACTTTGCAAAATTACCAAATCTAGAAAAGCTAATTATGAAGGATTGTCAAAGTTTGTCCGAGGTGCACACGTCCATTGGAGATCTCAAGAATCTtcttttgataaattttaagGACTGTACAAGTCTTGGCAATCTCCCAAAAGAGGTCTATAAAGTGAGATCAGTGAAAAGTCTCATTCTTTCTGGTTGTTCAATGATTGACAAATTGGAAGAAGATATATTGCAAATGGAATCCTTGACAACTTTAATTGCAGCAAATACTGGTATCAAACAAGTGCCCTATTCAATAGCAAGATCAAAAAGCATTGCATATATATCTCTATGTGGATATGAAGGATTATCATGTGACGTTTTTCCTTCTCTCATTTGGTCTTGGATGTCACCAACCATAAATTCCCTATCCCTTATTCATCCGTTTGCAGGCAATTCATTGTCTCTAGTTTCTTTGGATGTAGAGAGTAATAATATGGACTATCAATCACCGATGCTTACCGTCCTTTCAAAGCTTCGATGTGTTTGGGTTCAATGTCACTCAGAGAATCAACTTACTCAAGAATTAAGAAGATTTATTGATGATCTATATGATGTGAATTTTACTGAGTTGGAAACAACATCATATGGACACCAAATCACAAATATTTCCTTGAAATCAATTGGGATTGGAATGGGAAGTTCCCAAATAGTCTTGGATACTCTTGACAAGAGCTTAGCACAG GGATTGGCAACCAATTCTAGCGATTCTTTCCTTCCAGGTGACAATTATCCTTCATGGTTAGCCTATAAATGCGAAGGACCTTCGGTACTTTTCCAAGTGCCCGAGAATAGTAGTTCTTGCATGAAGGGAGTAACGTTGTGTGTTGTTTATTCATCAACACCTCAAAATCTGATAAGTGAATGTCTCACTAGTGTCTTAATCATTAATTACACAAAACTCACTATCCAGATTTACAAGCGTGACACAATAATGTCCTTTAATGATGAAGATTGGGAAGGTGTTGCCTCAAATTTTGGTGTTGGTGACAATGTGGAGGTTTTTGTAGCTATTGGGCATGGATTAACTGTTAAGGAGACAGCTGTCTATTTAGTATATGACCAGTCAAATGCTATGGAAATTGTGCCATCAAACATTATGGAAATTGAGCCATTACATGAAGTGGAAATGCAACCATCACCTAATGTGAAAACGGAGCCATCAGCTGAAGAGGACGTGCAGCCATCACTTGATGTGAAAACGGAACCATTACTTGTTGTCAAGAATGAACCAATACCGAAGACAAATAGAAAAATCTTCACAAGACTTGCAAAGAGACTGGGAGAATGTTTATGCTTGATCCAGAATTGA
- the LOC11437611 gene encoding disease resistance protein RPV1 isoform X2, translating to MPSSSDHPWIYDVFINFRGKDTRNDFVSHLNAALQNRGIKTFLDDEKLGKGEKLGPQLEKAIEGSLISIVVLSPDYAESSWCLNELVHILKCQKTYGQVVMPVFYHVDPSVVRKQTGDFGKALELTATKKEDKLLSNWKTALKQVATIAGWDCYNIRNKGELAKQIVEAILKILDISLLSITKYPIGLESRVQKITKFIDNQSNKVCMIGIWGMGGSGKTTTAKAIYNKIHRRFEGRTSFFESIREVCDNNSRGVIHLQQQLLLDLLQIKQEIHSIALGMTKIEKRLRGQKAFIVLDDVTTPEQLKALCADPKLFGSGSVLIITTRDARLLNSLSDDHIFTMTEMDKYQSLELFCWHAFQQPNPREGFCELTKKVVAYCGGLPLALEVLGSYLSMRKKLEWKSALSKLEKIPNNQVQQKLRISYDGLEDYTEKDIFLDICCFFIGKNRADVTEILNGCGLHADIGIVVLIERSLIKVDKNNKLQMHDLLRDMGRAIVGEISVKEPAKHSRLWFHDDVLDVLSKKTGTDTIEGMILKCQRTGRIIFGTNSFQEMQKLRLLKLDGVHLMGDYGLISKQLRWVDWQRSTFKFIPNDFDLENLVVFELKHGNVRQVWQETKLLDKLKILNLSHSKYLKSTPDFAKLPNLEKLIMKDCQSLSEVHTSIGDLKNLLLINFKDCTSLGNLPKEVYKVRSVKSLILSGCSMIDKLEEDILQMESLTTLIAANTGIKQVPYSIARSKSIAYISLCGYEGLSCDVFPSLIWSWMSPTINSLSLIHPFAGNSLSLVSLDVESNNMDYQSPMLTVLSKLRCVWVQCHSENQLTQELRRFIDDLYDVNFTELETTSYGHQITNISLKSIGIGMGSSQIVLDTLDKSLAQVSSKLIYEDFDGAVSTTKFDKFLFFSNLILVVTVCYYYLR from the exons ATGCCTTCCTCCTCTGATCATCCATGGATATACGACGTGTTCATCAATTTCAGAGGAAAAGATACTCGCAACGATTTCGTTTCTCATCTCAATGCTGCACTCCAAAACCGTGGAATCAAGACTTTTCTTGATGATGAGAAACTtggaaagggagaaaagctGGGACCACAACTAGAGAAAGCAATTGAAGGGTCTCTGATATCTATTGTTGTTCTCTCACCGGACTATGCAGAATCTAGCTGGTGTCTTAACGAACTTGTACATATCTTGAAATGCCAAAAAACTTATGGCCAGGTGGTCATGCCAGTATTTTATCATGTTGACCCATCAGTTGTCCGTAAGCAGACGGGTGATTTTGGAAAAGCCTTGGAACTCACTGctacaaaaaaagaagataaattgTTGTCCAACTGGAAAACCGCACTCAAACAAGTTGCAACTATAGCTGGCTGGGATTGCTACAATATCAG GAATAAAGGGGAACTAGCGAAGCAAATTGTTGAGGCCATTTTGAAAATACTAGATATCTCATTGTTGTCTATTACTAAATATCCGATTGGATTGGAATCCCGTGTGCAAAAAATTACCAAGTTTATTgataatcaatcaaacaaagtCTGCATGATAGGGATATGGGGAATGGGTGGATCCGGGAAAACAACCACAGCCAAAGCTATCTACAATAAAATCCATCGTAGGTTTGAAGGTAGAACAAGTTTCTTTGAAAGTATTCGAGAAGTTTGTGATAATAATTCTAGAGGGGTTATTCATTTACAACAACAACTTCTTTTAGATCTCCTGCAAATAAAACAAGAGATTCATAGCATTGCATTGGGGATGActaagatagagaaaagacttCGAGGACAAAAGGCTTTCATCGTACTCGATGATGTGACCACACCCGAGCAATTAAAAGCCCTGTGTGCAGATCCTAAGTTGTTCGGTTCGGGAAGTGTATTGATTATTACAACTAGAGATGCACGCCTTCTCAACTCACTTAGTGACGACCATATCTTCACAATGACGGAAATGGACAAATACCAGTCCCTTGAACTTTTCTGTTGGCATGCTTTTCAACAACCAAATCCTAGAGAAGGTTTTTGTGAACTCACTAAAAAAGTGGTTGCTTATTGCGGAGGATTACCATTGGCTCTTGAAGTCCTTGGAAGTTACTTATCAATGAGGAAAAAACTAGAATGGAAAAGTGCACTAtcaaaattagagaaaattccCAACAATCAAGTGCAACAGAAACTGAGAATCAGCTACGACGGCTTAGAAGATTATACTGAAAAGGATATATTTCTTGACATATGTTGTTTCTTCATTGGAAAGAACAGAGCTGATGTTACAGAGATACTTAATGGCTGTGGGCTTCATGCTGATATTGGAATAGTTGTCCTCATTGAGCGCAGCCTCataaaagttgataaaaataaCAAGCTTCAAATGCATGATTTGCTCAGAGACATGGGAAGAGCAATTGTTGGCGAAATTTCAGTCAAAGAGCCTGCAAAGCATAGCCGATTGTGGTTTCATGATGATGTGCTggatgttttgtcaaaaaaaacc GGAACAGATACTATTGAGGGAATGATTTTGAAGTGCCAAAGAACAGGCAGGATTATATTTGGTACTAATTCTTTCCAGGAGATGCAAAAGCTGAGGCTTTTAAAACTTGATGGTGTTCACCTTATGGGAGATTATGGGTTAATTTCCAAACAACTAAGATGGGTTGATTGGCAACGATCTACCTTCAAATTTATACCGAATGACTTTGATCTGGAAAATCTagttgtttttgaattaaaacatgGCAATGTTAGACAAGTTTGGCAGGAGACCAAG CTGTTAGACAAGCTGAAAATTCTCAATCTCAGTCATTCTAAGTACTTGAAAAGCACTCCTGACTTTGCAAAATTACCAAATCTAGAAAAGCTAATTATGAAGGATTGTCAAAGTTTGTCCGAGGTGCACACGTCCATTGGAGATCTCAAGAATCTtcttttgataaattttaagGACTGTACAAGTCTTGGCAATCTCCCAAAAGAGGTCTATAAAGTGAGATCAGTGAAAAGTCTCATTCTTTCTGGTTGTTCAATGATTGACAAATTGGAAGAAGATATATTGCAAATGGAATCCTTGACAACTTTAATTGCAGCAAATACTGGTATCAAACAAGTGCCCTATTCAATAGCAAGATCAAAAAGCATTGCATATATATCTCTATGTGGATATGAAGGATTATCATGTGACGTTTTTCCTTCTCTCATTTGGTCTTGGATGTCACCAACCATAAATTCCCTATCCCTTATTCATCCGTTTGCAGGCAATTCATTGTCTCTAGTTTCTTTGGATGTAGAGAGTAATAATATGGACTATCAATCACCGATGCTTACCGTCCTTTCAAAGCTTCGATGTGTTTGGGTTCAATGTCACTCAGAGAATCAACTTACTCAAGAATTAAGAAGATTTATTGATGATCTATATGATGTGAATTTTACTGAGTTGGAAACAACATCATATGGACACCAAATCACAAATATTTCCTTGAAATCAATTGGGATTGGAATGGGAAGTTCCCAAATAGTCTTGGATACTCTTGACAAGAGCTTAGCACAG GTTTCTTCTAAGTTGATTTATGAAGATTTTGATGGAGCTGTGTCTACAACCAAATTCGATAagtttctcttcttctctaatttaattttagttgtAACTGTTTGCTATTATTACTTGAGATGA
- the LOC11421754 gene encoding probable serine/threonine-protein kinase PIX13 has product MGLCFSFLRPTSAPPQSSSFNRPLSSGSTSTVGFSATTSSAGRNLKDQILERPNLKVFAFIELKAATKSFKSDTLLGEYGFGKVYKGWLDEKTLCPCKAGFGMVVAIKKFNYESTEAFQEWQSEVNLGRLSHPNLVKLLGYCWDEDELLLVYEFIPNGSLENHLFRRNPNNIEPLSWNTRIKIAIGAARGLSFLHDSEQQAMYRDFKPSNILLDGSYNAKISDFGLDKLGPSGGQSHVTPRLMGTYGYAAPEYIATGHLYVKSDVYGFGVVLLEILTVMRALDTKRPTGQQNLVEWVKPFLSNKKKLKGIMDGRIEGQYSPKAAVQAAALSLKCLENDPKQRPSMKEVLESLEVIEAIQVKTKRSNNNSHQPPVLQAARH; this is encoded by the exons ATGGGTCTCTGTTTTTCCTTTCTGCGCCCCACCTCTGCACCTCCTCAATCTTCTTCCTTCAACAGACCTCTTTCTTCAG GTTCAACAAGCACTGTTGGATTCTCAGCAACTACAAGCAGTGCtggaagaaatttgaaagaccAAATTCTTGAAAGACCAAATTTGAAGGTTTTTGCTTTTATTGAACTGAAAGCTGCTACAAAAAGTTTCAAATCTGATACATTACTTGGTGAATATGGTTTTGGAAAAGTTTATAAAGGTTGGTTGGATGAGAAAACACTTTGTCCTTGTAAAGCAGGTTTTGGAATGGTTGTTGCtatcaaaaaatttaactaTGAAAGTACTGAAGCATTTCAAGAATGGCAG TCAGAAGTTAACTTAGGAAGGCTCTCTCACCCAAACTTGGTGAAACTATTAGGTTACTGTTGGGATGAGGACGAGCTTCTTCTTGTGTATGAGTTCATACCGAATGGAAGTTTGGAGAATCATCTCTTCAGAA GAAATCCTAACAATATTGAACCACTTTCTTGGAACACAAGAATCAAAATTGCTATTGGTGCAGCTCGTGGTTTGTCATTCTTGCATGATTCAGAACAGCAAGCCATGTACAGAGATTTTAAGCCTTCAAATATACTCCTTGATGGG AGTTACAATGCAAAAATCTCAGATTTTGGATTAGATAAATTGGGGCCTTCTGGGGGACAATCACATGTAACTCCCAGGTTGATGGGCACATATGGTTATGCTGCTCCAGAATACATTGCAACAG GGCACTTGTATGTGAAGAGTGATGTGTATGGCTTTGGTGTGGTGCTGTTAGAAATCCTAACAGTTATGAGGGCATTGGACACAAAGAGGCCAACAGGACAACAAAACCTAGTTGAATGGGTGAAACCTTTTCTGTccaataagaaaaaattgaaaggcATAATGGATGGTAGAATAGAAGGACAATACTCACCAAAGGCAGCAGTACAAGCAGCAGCACTTTCTCTAAAGTGCTTAGAAAATGACCCTAAACAACGTCCTTCTATGAAAGAAGTACTTGAGTCATTGGAAGTTATTGAAGCAATTCAGGTCAAAACCAAAAGATCCAACAATAATTCTCATCAACCTCCAGTTCTTCAAGCTGCTAGGCACTAG